One genomic window of Prochlorococcus marinus str. NATL2A includes the following:
- the kaiB gene encoding circadian clock protein KaiB gives MNARKTYILKLYVAGNTPNSMRALNTLREILESEFKGVYALKVIDVLKSPQLAEEDKILATPTLSKILPPPVRRIIGDLSDREKVLIGLDLLYDELSDNEMFYSSDK, from the coding sequence ATGAATGCAAGAAAGACATATATTCTCAAGCTTTATGTGGCTGGGAATACACCAAACTCTATGAGGGCTTTGAACACGTTGAGAGAAATCTTAGAAAGTGAATTCAAAGGTGTCTATGCTCTGAAGGTTATTGATGTTTTAAAAAGCCCTCAATTAGCCGAAGAAGATAAAATACTTGCCACACCAACCTTGTCTAAGATTTTACCCCCACCTGTTCGAAGAATCATTGGTGACCTATCAGATAGAGAAAAGGTCTTAATTGGACTGGACCTTTTGTATGATGAATTATCTGATAATGAAATGTTTTACTCTTCAGATAAATAA
- the rpmA gene encoding 50S ribosomal protein L27, with protein sequence MAHKKGTGSTRNGRDSNSKRLGVKAYGGEKVTAGSILIRQRGTSVLPGINVGRGKDDTLFALTDGSVHFESIRRGLRNRKRINISTAKAV encoded by the coding sequence ATGGCTCACAAGAAAGGTACTGGCTCAACTAGAAATGGAAGAGATTCAAACTCAAAAAGACTAGGTGTAAAGGCATATGGTGGAGAGAAAGTAACGGCTGGATCTATTCTTATTCGTCAAAGAGGAACATCAGTTCTTCCGGGAATCAATGTTGGCAGGGGGAAAGACGATACTCTTTTCGCTCTAACTGATGGATCAGTTCATTTTGAAAGTATTCGTAGAGGCCTAAGAAATAGAAAAAGGATTAATATTTCTACTGCTAAGGCTGTCTAG
- a CDS encoding 2Fe-2S iron-sulfur cluster-binding protein yields the protein MTSFQITFINELSGLKEIIDIPDDKYILDAACEQNIELPASCREGTCSTCVAKLEKGNVDQQDQSFLDDDQIEKGYILICKAYPLSDCIIRTHAEDQLY from the coding sequence ATGACATCTTTTCAGATCACTTTTATTAATGAATTAAGTGGTTTAAAAGAAATTATTGATATTCCAGATGACAAATATATCCTTGATGCCGCGTGTGAGCAAAATATTGAGCTTCCTGCCTCATGTAGAGAAGGAACTTGTTCGACTTGTGTTGCTAAACTAGAAAAAGGCAATGTTGATCAACAAGATCAAAGTTTTTTGGATGATGATCAAATAGAAAAAGGGTATATTTTGATTTGCAAGGCTTATCCACTCTCTGATTGCATAATACGGACACATGCTGAGGATCAATTGTATTGA
- the rnz gene encoding ribonuclease Z, which produces MQVTFLGTSSGVPTLNRNVSAMVLKPPQRSELWLFDCGEGTQHQFIRSNLKLSQIKKIFITHMHGDHIYGLPGLLASIGLAGSSSGIELYGPAPLKNFIDSCLYNSSSRLAYSLKFHRVENAANNKEILFEDSELEVKTAPLKHRIPSFAYRVNQKTRPGRFDIEKAKSKGIPPGPVYADLQRGEEVRLEDGRIFSGKEFCGPPRPGVSMVYCTDTVYTESAIEISRKADLLIHESTYSYKETEMAYERGHSTATMAAQIAAKANVDQLILTHLSPRYTPGNQTCPNDLLNEAKAIFPNTQLAKDFLQIDINKS; this is translated from the coding sequence TTGCAAGTCACTTTTCTAGGAACAAGTTCAGGAGTCCCAACTCTTAATAGGAACGTATCAGCGATGGTACTAAAGCCTCCACAAAGGTCAGAATTGTGGTTGTTCGATTGTGGTGAAGGTACACAGCATCAGTTCATTAGAAGTAATCTTAAGTTATCTCAAATCAAAAAAATATTTATTACCCATATGCATGGGGATCATATTTATGGTCTACCAGGACTTCTAGCAAGTATTGGATTAGCAGGCAGCAGCTCTGGAATTGAGTTGTACGGGCCAGCTCCGCTTAAGAACTTTATTGATTCTTGTCTATACAACAGTTCAAGCCGATTGGCTTATTCACTCAAATTCCATAGGGTCGAAAATGCTGCTAATAATAAAGAAATTTTGTTTGAAGATTCAGAGTTAGAAGTCAAAACTGCTCCACTCAAGCATCGAATCCCATCTTTTGCTTACAGAGTGAATCAAAAAACTAGGCCAGGCAGATTCGATATAGAGAAAGCAAAATCAAAAGGAATACCTCCTGGTCCCGTTTATGCAGACCTTCAGAGAGGGGAGGAAGTGAGATTAGAAGATGGTCGCATTTTTTCTGGGAAAGAATTCTGCGGTCCACCTAGGCCTGGGGTAAGCATGGTTTATTGCACAGATACTGTTTATACAGAATCAGCAATTGAGATTTCTAGAAAAGCCGATCTACTAATCCATGAATCAACTTATTCTTATAAAGAAACTGAAATGGCATATGAACGCGGACATTCAACTGCAACAATGGCCGCTCAGATTGCTGCAAAAGCGAATGTTGATCAACTAATTCTTACTCATTTGAGTCCGAGATATACCCCTGGCAATCAAACATGTCCTAATGATTTGCTTAATGAAGCAAAAGCAATTTTTCCAAATACCCAGTTAGCAAAAGACTTTCTGCAAATTGACATAAATAAAAGCTGA
- the truB gene encoding tRNA pseudouridine(55) synthase TruB — translation MEKPFGFVVIDKPSGLTSHDCVNRLRKVFGIKKIGHSGTLDPAVTGVLPIAIGDATRLISYLQGSKAYRGIIQLGATTNTDDMQGEIIESKAWPLITQNYINYLLENFRGEILQKPPIFSSVHIKGERAYKKARKGEKFDLIPKKVTINKLNLISWSQDKGELLVDVDCSTGTYIRSLARDIGDKIGCGGYLKSLRRTKAYNFIENHSVKLPEKSDFYPEGDKPKVLNPNIFFKHLSSFELISEEEIISWRSGRKISFQNNVKRLKVTKNNEVEDSFIHNNHILVLNKENKILGIACLDDSFAIKPKVVFNAIG, via the coding sequence TTGGAAAAGCCTTTTGGATTTGTTGTCATTGATAAGCCTTCTGGGCTTACTTCTCATGATTGTGTAAATAGACTTAGAAAAGTATTTGGTATCAAAAAAATTGGACATTCTGGAACTCTAGACCCAGCAGTTACTGGAGTACTTCCAATAGCAATAGGTGATGCGACAAGATTAATCTCTTATTTACAAGGTTCTAAAGCTTATAGAGGAATCATCCAGTTAGGTGCTACTACAAATACTGATGATATGCAAGGGGAAATTATAGAATCAAAAGCTTGGCCCTTAATTACCCAAAATTATATAAATTATCTACTAGAAAACTTTAGAGGTGAGATATTACAAAAGCCTCCTATTTTTTCTAGTGTTCACATTAAAGGTGAGAGAGCTTATAAGAAAGCAAGAAAAGGAGAAAAATTTGATTTAATTCCTAAAAAAGTTACCATCAACAAATTAAATTTAATAAGCTGGTCTCAAGATAAAGGTGAGTTATTAGTTGACGTCGACTGCTCAACAGGAACATACATTAGATCCTTGGCTAGAGACATTGGAGATAAAATTGGATGCGGTGGTTATTTAAAAAGTTTACGCCGTACAAAAGCATATAATTTCATCGAAAATCATTCAGTAAAACTTCCTGAGAAATCAGACTTTTACCCAGAGGGAGATAAACCTAAAGTTCTTAATCCTAATATCTTTTTTAAACATCTTTCTTCTTTTGAATTAATTTCTGAAGAAGAAATTATTAGCTGGCGTTCAGGAAGAAAGATCTCTTTTCAGAATAATGTTAAACGTTTAAAGGTAACTAAGAACAATGAAGTTGAAGATAGCTTTATTCATAATAACCATATATTAGTATTGAATAAAGAAAATAAAATCCTTGGGATCGCTTGCTTAGATGACAGTTTTGCAATTAAGCCTAAGGTTGTTTTCAATGCAATAGGTTAG
- the kaiC gene encoding circadian clock protein KaiC, translating into MHVQKLPTGIEGFDDICHGGLPNARSTLVSGTSGTGKTVFSLQYLHHGICNFDEPGIFVTFEESPLDIIRNAASFGWDLQALIDQNKLFILDASPDPEGQDVAGSFDLSGLIERISYAIRKFKAKRVAIDSMTAVFQQYDAIYVVRREIFRLIARLKEIGVTTVMTTERIDEYGPIARYGVEEFVSDNVVILRNVLEAEKRRRTVEILKLRGTTHMKGEFPFTMGHQGIVAFPLGAMRLTQRSSNIRISSGVQDLDEMCGGGYFQDSIILATGATGTGKTMLVSKFVEDAYLNKERTILFAYEESRAQLLRNATSWGIDFEKMEADGLLKIICAYPESTGLEDHLQIIKTEISEYKPSRMAIDSLSALARGVSLNAFRQFVIGVTGYAKQEEIAGFFTNTAEEFMGSHSITDSHISTITDTILLLQYVEIRGEMARAINVFKMRGSWHDKRIREYIITNEGPEIKDSFSNFEQIFSGAPHRINPEEQMPGVFKSINPKEQ; encoded by the coding sequence ATGCATGTTCAAAAACTCCCCACTGGAATCGAGGGCTTTGATGATATTTGTCACGGTGGATTGCCTAATGCGCGAAGCACTCTAGTCAGCGGAACATCAGGTACTGGTAAAACTGTTTTTTCTTTGCAATATCTTCATCATGGAATATGTAATTTTGATGAGCCTGGTATTTTTGTTACTTTTGAAGAATCGCCTCTAGATATTATTCGAAATGCTGCAAGTTTTGGTTGGGATTTACAAGCTTTAATTGATCAAAATAAACTTTTTATTTTAGATGCTTCTCCAGATCCAGAGGGACAAGATGTTGCTGGAAGTTTCGATTTGTCTGGGTTAATTGAAAGGATAAGTTATGCGATTAGAAAGTTCAAAGCTAAGAGAGTAGCTATAGATTCAATGACAGCGGTTTTCCAACAATATGACGCTATTTATGTTGTTAGGCGAGAGATTTTTCGACTAATAGCAAGACTTAAAGAAATAGGTGTGACTACTGTTATGACTACTGAAAGAATAGATGAATATGGTCCAATTGCTAGATATGGAGTTGAAGAATTCGTTTCTGACAATGTTGTTATTCTAAGAAATGTTTTAGAGGCAGAGAAGAGGAGAAGAACTGTAGAAATTTTGAAATTAAGAGGAACTACACATATGAAGGGTGAATTCCCTTTTACTATGGGCCACCAAGGAATAGTTGCATTCCCTTTAGGTGCAATGAGGTTGACTCAAAGATCATCCAATATTCGAATAAGTTCTGGTGTTCAGGATTTGGATGAAATGTGTGGCGGAGGATATTTTCAAGATTCAATTATTCTTGCAACGGGTGCAACTGGTACCGGAAAAACAATGCTAGTTTCTAAGTTTGTTGAAGATGCATACTTAAATAAAGAAAGAACAATCCTTTTTGCTTATGAAGAATCAAGAGCACAACTTCTTCGAAATGCAACTAGCTGGGGGATTGATTTTGAAAAAATGGAAGCTGATGGATTATTGAAGATTATTTGTGCTTATCCTGAATCAACTGGCTTGGAAGATCATCTGCAAATTATCAAAACCGAGATTAGCGAATATAAACCATCCAGAATGGCGATAGATTCCCTATCCGCATTGGCTAGAGGTGTAAGCTTAAATGCATTTAGACAGTTTGTTATTGGAGTAACTGGTTATGCAAAACAAGAAGAAATAGCAGGATTTTTTACTAATACTGCAGAAGAATTCATGGGAAGCCACTCAATCACTGATTCCCATATTTCAACAATTACTGATACAATTTTGCTTTTGCAATATGTAGAAATAAGAGGTGAAATGGCAAGAGCAATAAATGTTTTCAAGATGCGCGGATCATGGCATGACAAAAGGATCCGTGAATATATCATTACTAATGAAGGACCTGAGATTAAGGATTCATTCTCTAACTTTGAACAGATATTTAGTGGTGCCCCTCATCGTATTAATCCTGAAGAACAGATGCCTGGCGTTTTTAAAAGCATTAATCCAAAAGAACAGTAA
- a CDS encoding pentapeptide repeat-containing protein: MNSFISSLKRSFSRLFVLIPVLVSLIISPLSASALYPSDPSSVESLDPSLAGKDLQNTEYVKYDLSGKDLGGTNFTGAYFSVSTLKDSDLTGANMTNVIAYATRFDNANLTNVNLTGAELLKSVFDGVTIDGADFTDAVLDRSQQKNLCKVATGSTAESLGCSTTAAGYVPATKGQGFNPGT, translated from the coding sequence ATGAATTCTTTTATTTCTTCCCTTAAAAGGTCCTTTTCAAGACTATTTGTCTTGATACCTGTGCTTGTAAGTCTCATTATTAGTCCTCTTTCTGCAAGTGCCTTGTATCCCAGCGATCCTTCTTCAGTGGAGAGCTTAGATCCAAGCTTGGCTGGTAAGGACTTACAAAATACAGAGTATGTAAAATACGACTTGTCAGGAAAAGATCTTGGTGGAACCAATTTCACTGGCGCTTATTTCAGTGTCTCAACTTTGAAGGACTCTGATCTAACAGGCGCAAACATGACCAATGTCATTGCTTATGCAACGAGGTTTGATAATGCGAACCTCACGAACGTAAATCTTACTGGAGCAGAGTTGCTCAAGAGTGTTTTTGATGGTGTAACCATTGATGGTGCTGACTTTACTGATGCTGTATTAGATAGAAGTCAACAAAAGAATCTATGTAAAGTAGCTACTGGAAGCACAGCCGAAAGTCTAGGTTGCAGTACTACAGCTGCTGGATATGTACCTGCAACCAAAGGTCAAGGTTTCAACCCAGGTACTTAA
- the prmA gene encoding 50S ribosomal protein L11 methyltransferase gives MEQEFSFELEDSFYWLLSKLDIHRFSFEHDPNNNLSKTLFIWLPLNEWSVRDQEILVQSLISLTEPFDLTLPECKWIQVKDEDWSLSWKKNWKPDPVGKSILILPAWLDVPEKFLERKIIRLDPGSAFGTGSHPSTRLCLEALDNEPPVGQTIADIGCGSGILSLTALKLGAKSTFSVDTDSLSISATKINSALNDVPGNLLNVFLGSIEEIEANMPKEKIDLILCNILAPVIKLLGPSFEKIIGHKGKVILSGLLVQQIKELQEFFLELGWQVLEIKKKDQWALMVLTLNLS, from the coding sequence TTGGAGCAGGAATTTTCATTTGAGCTAGAAGATTCTTTTTATTGGCTGTTAAGTAAACTTGATATTCATAGATTCTCTTTTGAACATGATCCAAATAACAATTTAAGTAAAACTCTATTTATTTGGCTTCCTTTGAATGAATGGTCAGTTAGAGATCAAGAGATATTAGTCCAATCATTAATTTCGTTGACAGAACCTTTTGACTTGACTTTGCCTGAATGCAAATGGATTCAAGTAAAAGATGAAGATTGGAGCTTAAGTTGGAAAAAAAACTGGAAACCTGATCCCGTAGGAAAATCAATTTTAATTTTGCCAGCATGGTTAGACGTTCCTGAAAAATTTTTAGAACGAAAAATTATCCGTCTAGATCCTGGTAGTGCTTTTGGCACTGGTAGTCATCCTTCCACTAGGCTATGCCTTGAAGCCTTGGATAATGAACCTCCTGTAGGTCAAACAATTGCTGATATAGGTTGTGGAAGCGGAATACTGTCTTTAACTGCATTGAAATTAGGAGCAAAGAGTACGTTCTCTGTTGATACTGATTCTCTATCAATATCAGCTACTAAAATTAATTCTGCTTTAAATGATGTTCCTGGAAACCTCTTAAATGTTTTTCTTGGTTCTATTGAGGAAATTGAGGCGAATATGCCGAAAGAAAAAATTGATTTGATCCTATGCAATATTCTTGCACCTGTCATAAAATTATTAGGGCCAAGTTTCGAAAAAATCATTGGACATAAAGGTAAAGTGATTTTATCGGGTTTATTAGTTCAGCAAATCAAAGAACTTCAAGAATTCTTTTTAGAGCTTGGTTGGCAAGTTCTTGAAATAAAGAAAAAGGATCAATGGGCCTTAATGGTTTTGACTCTTAATTTGTCTTGA
- a CDS encoding class I SAM-dependent methyltransferase — MNDLDLSISCFLKDGFNLKKHLIDFLNISNEQLDQRLLNGVDDLAALHPGAFTENNAGEFYEEKVGDAHLIDLASWHLNSSSYIADTLRLQQKFASGKVLDFGGGIGTHALAASFLPEVEHVWFVDLNPQNRNFVEHRSKELGIEDKISIFRDLESTSDVVFDSLVCLDVLEHLPNPAKQLKIFLEKLSPEGIALMNWYFYKGKNGEYPFHFDDPSLIENFFSTLQLNYLEVFHPFLITTRAYKPLKK, encoded by the coding sequence ATGAACGATTTAGATCTAAGTATTTCCTGTTTCCTTAAAGATGGCTTTAATTTGAAAAAGCATCTTATTGATTTCCTAAATATTAGTAATGAACAATTAGATCAAAGATTACTTAACGGCGTTGATGATTTGGCAGCTCTTCACCCAGGAGCATTTACTGAGAACAATGCAGGCGAATTTTACGAGGAAAAAGTAGGCGATGCTCATTTAATAGATCTAGCGTCTTGGCATCTAAATAGTTCTAGTTACATAGCTGACACTCTTCGCTTACAACAAAAATTTGCTTCTGGAAAAGTTTTAGATTTTGGTGGTGGTATTGGTACGCATGCCTTGGCAGCCTCGTTTTTACCAGAGGTTGAACATGTTTGGTTTGTTGATCTTAACCCTCAAAACCGAAACTTTGTAGAGCATAGGTCTAAGGAATTGGGTATCGAAGATAAGATTTCAATTTTTAGAGACTTAGAAAGCACATCTGATGTTGTTTTTGATTCTTTAGTTTGCTTGGATGTCCTTGAACATCTTCCAAATCCTGCAAAACAATTAAAAATATTTTTGGAAAAACTTTCTCCTGAAGGAATAGCTCTAATGAATTGGTATTTTTACAAAGGAAAAAACGGAGAGTATCCTTTTCATTTCGATGATCCTAGTCTTATTGAGAATTTCTTTTCTACATTACAGTTAAATTATTTAGAAGTTTTCCATCCTTTTTTGATTACTACGCGAGCTTATAAACCATTAAAAAAATAA
- a CDS encoding SpoIID/LytB domain-containing protein, with protein sequence MSASPKRKSGWAIIFIAIFFISPVKAIAAKEPTMRVLISKDNKARFRADGVKNIFVEGISSNHRRIKSLNLVYKNNKVKYSIDNNLNTWFDLPNNFSLIIRNNDKRGIWFKNRRYAGELKVSLNEKKLNIINYLKLEKYLKSVVGSEMPKEFPLAALQAQAIAARTYALKLLNKNKSFDLRSTQASQVYLGLESETAKINRAVKSTNSLALFHKDKLINAVFHSSSGGRTENSGKVWKYQLPYLKSVVDFDHNGTKYRWTNKFTSGELDQIFPGLGGLNSIQIIQKSDTDRVLKIRLYGTNGNKNISGKSLREKLQLLSTKFDLYLEFNQINLDNKLNSDIKIAEDFSLQSLPPIPSDYFLLVQGYGAGHGVGMSQWGAKAMAEKGSGFRKILKHYYTGVQIKAY encoded by the coding sequence GTGAGCGCATCACCTAAAAGAAAATCTGGATGGGCAATAATCTTTATAGCTATATTTTTTATCTCTCCAGTAAAGGCAATTGCAGCAAAAGAACCAACAATGCGTGTACTGATATCTAAAGATAATAAGGCAAGATTTAGAGCAGATGGTGTGAAAAATATTTTTGTTGAAGGTATTTCTTCTAATCATAGAAGAATTAAATCTTTAAATTTAGTTTATAAGAATAATAAGGTTAAATATTCAATTGATAACAACCTAAATACATGGTTCGATTTACCAAATAATTTCAGTTTGATTATAAGAAATAATGATAAAAGAGGGATTTGGTTTAAGAATAGAAGATATGCCGGAGAATTAAAAGTTTCATTGAATGAAAAGAAATTAAATATAATAAATTATTTAAAATTAGAGAAGTATTTAAAAAGTGTAGTTGGTAGTGAAATGCCTAAAGAATTTCCCCTTGCAGCACTTCAAGCACAAGCAATAGCAGCCAGGACTTATGCTTTAAAACTTTTAAATAAAAATAAATCATTTGATCTTCGTTCAACACAAGCTAGTCAAGTCTACTTAGGACTTGAGTCTGAAACAGCAAAAATCAATAGAGCAGTTAAAAGTACAAATTCACTGGCTCTATTTCATAAAGATAAGCTGATAAATGCAGTTTTTCATAGTAGTTCTGGTGGTAGGACTGAGAATAGTGGAAAGGTTTGGAAGTATCAATTACCTTATTTAAAAAGTGTTGTTGACTTTGATCACAATGGCACAAAGTATAGATGGACTAATAAATTTACCTCAGGAGAATTAGATCAGATCTTCCCTGGCTTGGGCGGGTTAAATAGTATACAAATTATTCAAAAAAGTGATACCGATAGAGTCTTAAAAATTAGACTCTATGGAACAAATGGAAATAAAAATATCTCCGGTAAAAGCTTAAGAGAAAAATTGCAATTGCTTAGTACTAAATTTGATCTTTATTTGGAATTTAACCAAATAAATCTAGATAATAAATTGAATTCAGATATAAAAATAGCTGAAGATTTTTCACTTCAATCTCTCCCGCCAATCCCATCAGATTATTTTTTATTGGTTCAAGGTTATGGCGCTGGTCATGGCGTAGGAATGAGCCAATGGGGTGCTAAAGCAATGGCTGAAAAGGGGTCTGGCTTTCGTAAAATTCTAAAACATTATTATACAGGTGTACAAATAAAAGCCTATTAG
- the serA gene encoding phosphoglycerate dehydrogenase, with the protein MTKVLVSDPIDQAGIDILTQVAQVDQKVGLSPDQLKNIIGEYDGLMIRSGTQVTSDVISEAKKLRIIGRAGVGVDNVDVPTATRKGVLVVNSPGGNTIAAAEHALAMMLALSRNIPQANGSMFAGGWDRKKYVGNELYKKTLGVVGLGKIGSHVAKVANAMGMEVIGFDPFVSNERAQQMQVRLSDIEELFKESDYVTLHLPRTPETENLVDIDLLRKMKPTARLVNCARGGIINENDLANALAENVIQGAAIDVYAKEPLAENSPLRAVKKGLVLTPHLGASTVEAQQNVAIDVAEQIRDVLLGLPARSAVNIPGLSAEIMDSLKPHLKLAETLGLLVSQISGGQIQKLEVRLQGEFAQHPSQPLVIATLKGLLTSALGDKINYVNASLEAKGRGIDVVEIKDELCPEFARGSLQLDSFSDKGGHSVSGTVFGDGDLGITSIDEYPINFVPSRHMLFTRHRDMPGIIGQIGSLLGKYNVNIASMQVGRRIVRGEAVMVLSIDDPIPSELLGSILSMQGINEAHSVTL; encoded by the coding sequence ATGACGAAAGTTCTTGTTTCTGATCCCATTGATCAAGCAGGTATTGATATTCTTACTCAGGTTGCCCAGGTTGACCAAAAAGTAGGTCTTTCACCAGATCAGTTGAAGAATATTATTGGTGAGTATGACGGATTAATGATCCGTTCAGGAACCCAAGTCACATCAGATGTTATATCTGAGGCTAAGAAATTGAGAATCATTGGTAGAGCTGGAGTTGGAGTGGATAATGTTGATGTACCAACTGCTACTAGAAAGGGTGTCTTAGTCGTTAATTCTCCAGGTGGGAACACGATTGCTGCAGCTGAGCATGCTTTAGCAATGATGCTTGCATTATCTAGAAATATTCCCCAAGCAAACGGAAGTATGTTTGCTGGAGGTTGGGACCGAAAGAAATATGTAGGAAATGAGCTTTATAAGAAAACCTTAGGAGTTGTTGGACTTGGCAAGATTGGATCTCATGTCGCAAAGGTTGCAAATGCAATGGGTATGGAAGTCATTGGATTTGATCCTTTTGTTTCTAATGAAAGAGCTCAGCAAATGCAGGTTCGATTAAGCGATATTGAGGAGTTATTTAAAGAATCTGATTATGTAACCCTTCATCTTCCAAGGACACCTGAAACAGAGAATTTAGTTGATATTGATCTTCTAAGAAAAATGAAACCAACTGCCAGATTGGTTAACTGTGCAAGGGGTGGAATTATTAATGAAAATGATTTAGCTAATGCCTTAGCAGAAAATGTTATTCAAGGTGCTGCAATCGATGTATATGCAAAAGAACCTCTAGCTGAAAACTCGCCTTTACGCGCTGTAAAAAAAGGCTTGGTACTTACGCCTCATCTAGGCGCTTCAACTGTTGAGGCACAACAGAATGTAGCAATTGATGTTGCAGAACAAATTAGAGATGTCCTTTTAGGCTTGCCAGCACGTAGCGCTGTAAATATTCCTGGTCTTAGCGCAGAGATAATGGATAGTCTTAAACCACATTTAAAACTTGCGGAGACATTAGGATTATTAGTTAGTCAAATTTCAGGGGGACAGATTCAAAAACTAGAAGTGCGTTTGCAAGGGGAATTCGCTCAACATCCATCTCAACCTCTAGTTATTGCAACTTTGAAGGGATTACTCACCAGTGCATTGGGCGATAAAATTAACTATGTAAATGCTTCATTGGAAGCTAAAGGACGTGGTATTGATGTCGTAGAAATTAAGGATGAGTTGTGCCCAGAGTTTGCTCGAGGCTCTTTGCAGTTGGATAGTTTTAGTGACAAAGGCGGTCACAGCGTCTCTGGAACTGTTTTTGGTGATGGCGATCTTGGTATTACAAGTATTGATGAGTACCCGATAAATTTCGTGCCAAGTAGACATATGCTTTTTACAAGGCATAGGGATATGCCGGGAATCATTGGTCAAATAGGTTCACTTCTTGGGAAATACAATGTGAATATTGCATCAATGCAAGTAGGAAGAAGGATTGTAAGAGGTGAGGCAGTAATGGTTTTAAGTATCGATGACCCTATCCCTTCTGAGTTGTTGGGCTCAATTCTTTCAATGCAAGGAATTAACGAAGCTCATTCAGTGACTCTGTAA
- the rplU gene encoding 50S ribosomal protein L21 yields the protein MADKKSSPKKENPQDKTYAIVEASGKQFWLQPNRYYDFDRCQAEVDDVLTLENVLLLNDGKDLKLGKPYVKDAKVEIKVLEHRRGPKIIVYKMRPKKKTRRKNGHRQELTRVLVQSISIGSNTKKSKAVKTTASKVESE from the coding sequence ATGGCTGATAAAAAATCATCTCCTAAGAAGGAAAATCCGCAAGATAAAACATATGCGATAGTAGAGGCCTCAGGAAAACAATTTTGGCTTCAACCCAACCGTTATTACGATTTCGATAGATGCCAAGCAGAAGTTGATGATGTTTTGACTCTTGAAAATGTTCTTCTCCTTAATGATGGTAAAGATTTAAAACTTGGAAAACCTTATGTAAAAGATGCAAAAGTAGAAATCAAGGTTTTGGAGCATAGAAGAGGTCCAAAAATAATAGTTTATAAAATGAGACCGAAGAAAAAGACTAGGAGAAAGAATGGACATCGCCAAGAACTTACAAGAGTTCTAGTTCAATCCATTTCAATAGGATCAAACACAAAAAAATCAAAAGCTGTCAAAACCACTGCTAGTAAAGTAGAATCTGAATAG